Proteins from a genomic interval of Garra rufa chromosome 4, GarRuf1.0, whole genome shotgun sequence:
- the kcna1b gene encoding potassium voltage-gated channel subfamily A member 1, translated as MTVVVAGDNMDETSSTLQGHPQDSQYSPECCERVVINISGLRFETQLKTLSQFPETLLGNPKKRMRYFDPLRNEYFFDRNRPSFDAILYYYQSGGRLRRPVNVPLDMFSEEIKFYELGEEAMEKFREDEGFIREEERPLPDNEFQRQIWLLFEHPESSGPARGIAIVSVMVILISIVIFCLETLPELKEDPHGRLQVIGNSTFYIKPNILTDPFFVVETLCIIWFSFELIVRFFACPSKPAFFKNMMNTIDIVSIIPYFITLGTEMAEDPEGGKEAKGGGEQATSLAILRVIRLVRVFRIFKLSRHSKGLQILGQTLKASMRELGLLIFFLFIGVILFSSAVYFAEAEEKDSFFTSIPDAFWWAVVSMTTVGYGDMYPVTIGGKIVGSLCAIAGVLTIALPVPVIVSNFNYFYHRETEGDEQAQLLTVSNQNIASDSNSSRRSSSVVSKSEYMEIDDDLNNSIDNFRDANLRTGNCTVVNQNCVNKGKRLTDV; from the coding sequence ATGACTGTGGTGGTTGCTGGAGATAATATGGACGAGACATCCTCCACTCTGCAGGGGCATCCACAGGACTCACAGTATTCCCCCGAGTGCTGTGAGCGAGTTGTTATCAACATCTCGGGGCTACGCTTTGAGACACAACTCAAGACGCTTTCCCAGTTCCCCGAAACACTACTGGGCAACCCCAAGAAAAGGATGCGCTACTTTGACCCTTTAAGGAACGAGTACTTCTTTGACAGAAACCGTCCAAGCTTTGATGCAATCCTCTACTACTATCAGTCCGGGGGAAGGTTAAGAAGACCAGTCAATGTACCTTTGGATATGTTCTCAGAGGAAATTAAGTTCTATGAGCTTGGAGAAGAAGCTATGGAAAAATTCCGTGAGGACGAGGGCTTTATTCGTGAGGAAGAACGTCCCCTGCCGGACAATGAGTTTCAGAGACAGATTTGGCTGCTATTTGAGCATCCCGAGAGCTCAGGCCCTGCCAGAGGGATCGCGATAGTGTCTGTCATGGTTATTCTCATTTCTATTGTGATATTTTGTTTGGAGACTTTACCAGAATTGAAAGAGGATCCACATGGACGGCTTCAGGTGATAGGCAACAGCACATTCTACATTAAACCAAATATTCTTACCGACCCGTTTTTTGTTGTGGAGACACTCTGCATCATCTGGTTTTCTTTTGAGTTGATTGTCCGTTTTTTCGCTTGCCCGAGTAAACCTGCCTTCTTCAAAAACATGATGAACACGATCGATATTGTTTCCATCATTCCATATTTCATAACGCTTGGAACAGAGATGGCAGAAGACCCTGAGGGTGGAAAGGAGGCAAAAGGTGGAGGAGAGCAGGCCACATCTCTGGCCATTCTCAGGGTTATCCGCTTGGTCAGGGTGTTTCGGATATTTAAGCTGTCCAGGCACTCCAAGGGGCTTCAGATCTTGGGCCAGACTTTGAAAGCCAGCATGCGTGAGCTGGGTCTTctcatcttttttcttttcattggCGTCATTTTGTTTTCCAGTGCTGTGTATTTTGCTGAGGCCGAGGAAAAGGATTCCTTTTTCACAAGTATCCCAGACGCCTTCTGGTGGGCGGTGGTTTCGATGACAACCGTGGGGTATGGAGACATGTACCCCGTTACCATTGGGGGCAAGATAGTAGGCTCTCTATGTGCCATTGCCGGAGTGCTAACGATCGCGCTTCCAGTGCCTGTGATTGTGTCCAACTTTAACTATTTCTATCACAGAGAAACCGAAGGCGACGAACAGGCGCAGCTCCTTACGGTGAGCAATCAGAACATTGCGTCCGATTCTAACTCCAGTCGTCGCAGCTCATCTGTTGTCAGCAAGTCAGAATACATGGAGATTGACGATGACCTCAATAACAGCATTGATAATTTTCGCGATGCAAACCTGCGAACTGGGAACTGCACGGTTGTGAATCAGAATTGTGTAAATAAGGGGAAGCGACTCACAGATGTATAG